The Cellulomonas oligotrophica sequence GCACCTGCGCGAACGCCCCGTCCCGCTCCCGCCCCACCAGCACCTCGCGCTCGCGGGCCTCCTCGAGCTGGCGGGTGGCCTCGGCGGCCAGCGCACGGGCGGCCGAGGCCTCGGCGATCGACTCGTCGGCGGCGGCCTCGGCCTCCTCGCGCAGGCGCTCGGCCTCGGCCGCAGCGGCCTCGGCCCGTCGGCGCCGGGTGTCGGCCTCGGCGGCGTTGGCCCGGGCCTCCGCAGCCCGTCGTTCCGCGGAGGCGGTGACGCTGGCCATCTCGACCTCGACGGCCTCGACGTCACCGAGCGTGCGCAGGTCGGCCACCACCGCGGCGGTGAGCGTGGAGAGCTCGCCCACGGCCGCCTCGACGCGCTCGACGAGCGTGCCGGCCCGGACGCGTGCGGACGAGACGGGCGCGGCGTCGGTGACGTCCGTCGGCTCGTCGCGGCGCTCGACGACCTCGCGGCGCGCACGGAACGCCGACGCGCGGGTGTGCCCCGGGTCGTCGCAGTAGGCGGGCGGGCGGCCCCGGCCGTCCCCTGCCGCCACGGGGCGCTCGCACCCGGGGTACCGGCACGTGCGTGCGCCCTCGTCGGGGGTGTCGTCCGCGTGGGCCTTGTCGTTCCGTTCCGTCATTCCGTTACCGTATCGCGGGCGAGCACGGAAAGGATGCGCTAGGAGCGGCTGACGCAGCGGTTCGTGACACAGTGAGTGACATGTGGACCATCCGTGCAGTTCAGCCACATGTTTCCACTTGTCACGCTCTCAACCGGGGTGCGAGAATGGGGTCTGCCGGGACCCGCCGGTGGCACCCCAGGAGGACGAAACGTTGCCCCGGTCAGACCTGCCCGTGCGCGAGTACACGACCAGCTCCGGGGCCACCCGGTACCGCGCGACCGTCGACGCGGGGGTGCATGCCGGCACCGGACGACGACGGCAGGTCACCCGCGTGTTCGCCACCCGCCGCGAGGCCCGCTCGTGGGTGGCCGCCACCCGCACGGACGTCGCCCGCGGTGCCTACCTCGCCCGGAGCGCCGACACCCTCGACGCGCTCTGCCAGCGCTGGCTCGACGGTCGGCGCGACGTCCGCGAGATCACCGTCCAGGGCTACCGCTACGCGCTCGTGCCCGCGCGCCGCCGGCTCGGCGAACGACGCGTCCAGGAGCTCACGGTCGCCGACCTCGACGCCCTCGCCGAGTGGATGCGCCGTGAGGGCGGCCGCGGCGGGCGGCCCCTGTCCCCCCGCTCCGTCGCGGCGACGCTGGGCGCGGTGTCGCAGGTGCTCGACCTGGCGATGCGTGAGGAGCTCGTGGCGCGCAACGTCGCGCGCATGGTCAAGCGTCCCCGGCAGGTGCGCCGCGACGCCGCCCGGTGGGACGCCGCCCAGGCCGCTGCGTTCCGCGCCCACGTGCTGCCCGACCGGCTCGCCGCGGCGTGGTTGCTCAGCCTCGCCGGCCTGCGGCGGTCGGAGGTGCTGGGTCTGCGCTGGGAGGACGTCGACCTCGACGCCGGGACCGTCCGGGTCGAGCGCGGCCGCGTCTCGGTCACGGCCACCACGGACGCCGTCGACGAGCCCAAGTCCGAGCAGTCCCGACGCGTGATCCCGGTGGGCCTCATCCCCGGGGTCGTGCCCGCGCTGCGGACGCTGCGCACCCGGCAGGCGGCCGAGCGCCTGGCCCGCGGCACCGGCTACCGCAGCGCCGGCTACGTGGTGGTCGACGAGCGGGGCCGCGCCCCGCGCCCCGAGTGGTACTCCGACCGGTTCGCCGCGCTCTGCCGCGAGGCCGACGTCCCCGTCATCCACCTGCACGCGACCCGCCACACCGCGGCCGACACCCTCCTCGCCGCCGGCGT is a genomic window containing:
- a CDS encoding tyrosine-type recombinase/integrase, translating into MPRSDLPVREYTTSSGATRYRATVDAGVHAGTGRRRQVTRVFATRREARSWVAATRTDVARGAYLARSADTLDALCQRWLDGRRDVREITVQGYRYALVPARRRLGERRVQELTVADLDALAEWMRREGGRGGRPLSPRSVAATLGAVSQVLDLAMREELVARNVARMVKRPRQVRRDAARWDAAQAAAFRAHVLPDRLAAAWLLSLAGLRRSEVLGLRWEDVDLDAGTVRVERGRVSVTATTDAVDEPKSEQSRRVIPVGLIPGVVPALRTLRTRQAAERLARGTGYRSAGYVVVDERGRAPRPEWYSDRFAALCREADVPVIHLHATRHTAADTLLAAGVPAVDVAAWLGHTTEVLHDRYGRSTPGGIRAVGEALARAYGG